The Mesorhizobium loti genome includes a region encoding these proteins:
- a CDS encoding DUF2291 family protein has product MLNTKPNWPILAVMVGISLTACKILPTKSGGGDNAPAFNPDKMVEEIWAAKVVPYLQQKAGPFPEVHSLATTDAAAAGAKYGNPNKQANSPWTFAVRLEGKIVAANTQSRAATIDVDVDGDGKADARVQIGPAVRGTALRDSLDFIQFNDFTNQIDFAQFGKAFNSYADKTVLSKLPRETLEGHSAKVLGAYTLGSGQDLPLVTPAEAEIGPKP; this is encoded by the coding sequence ATGCTGAACACCAAGCCGAACTGGCCGATCCTTGCCGTGATGGTCGGCATCAGCCTGACCGCCTGCAAGATCCTGCCGACGAAATCGGGAGGTGGCGACAACGCTCCCGCCTTCAATCCGGACAAGATGGTCGAGGAGATTTGGGCGGCGAAGGTCGTGCCCTATCTCCAGCAGAAAGCCGGACCGTTTCCGGAGGTTCACAGCCTGGCGACGACCGATGCAGCGGCTGCCGGCGCCAAATACGGCAATCCAAACAAGCAGGCGAACTCGCCGTGGACTTTCGCGGTTCGCCTGGAAGGCAAGATCGTCGCGGCCAACACGCAGTCTCGCGCGGCGACGATCGACGTCGATGTCGACGGCGATGGCAAGGCCGATGCGCGGGTGCAGATCGGACCGGCGGTGCGCGGCACCGCGCTGCGCGACAGCCTGGACTTCATCCAGTTCAACGACTTCACCAACCAGATCGACTTCGCCCAGTTCGGCAAGGCGTTCAACAGCTACGCCGACAAGACGGTGCTGTCCAAGCTGCCGCGCGAGACACTGGAGGGCCACAGCGCCAAGGTGCTGGGCGCCTATACGCTGGGCAGCGGCCAGGACCTGCCGCTGGTGACGCCGGCGGAGGCCGAGATCGGGCCGAAGCCATGA